Proteins from a genomic interval of Zingiber officinale cultivar Zhangliang chromosome 1B, Zo_v1.1, whole genome shotgun sequence:
- the LOC122041697 gene encoding uncharacterized protein LOC122041697: MDADFKCTTPKRGQWQTFNDDEEEEGKPLLLSALPTSSDDDDDFEFQVLAGGGLHPAAAADMCCADQVFRNGRILPLHPAARGLLSSRSEDCVGRCSTTTTVSTGRPDTSWSNSGGSSSSSNCVSRSHSSSSSSAYSNNFYAHPSPKPQLQHARRATAARRRSASSAPRGWGFLRLGLIRAPPPQAELRELWPRRSLSGHFVGLKSHAADAAKLVSSSSGSSSTSSSRRFDVEKKVTRLVGLGFNCKTSLDAVEPSPLSSKGKGETQKKKTTTTEEEEKLRRSESVSRSRIFEWLEELRIAKFTATRDGDGGH; this comes from the coding sequence ATGGATGCCGATTTCAAATGCACAACCCCCAAGCGTGGCCAATGGCAGACCTTCAATgacgatgaggaagaagaagggaaacCCCTGTTGCTCTCCGCTCTCCCCACATCctccgacgacgacgacgacttcGAGTTCCAGGTCTTGGCCGGAGGGGGGCTGCACCCGGCTGCGGCCGCTGACATGTGCTGCGCCGATCAAGTGTTCCGTAATGGACGGATCCTGCCACTTCATCCCGCGGCGAGAGGTCTTCTCTCTAGCCGGTCTGAGGACTGCGTCGGCCGTTGCTCGACGACGACGACCGTTTCGACCGGACGCCCTGACACGAGCTGGAGTAACAGCGGCgggagcagcagcagcagcaactgCGTCAGCCGGAGCCACTCGTCCAGCAGCAGCAGCGCGTACTCCAACAACTTCTACGCGCACCCGAGCCCGAAGCCGCAGCTGCAGCACGCGAGGAGGGCGACCGCCGCCAGGCGGAGGAGCGCCAGCTCGGCGCCTCGCGGGTGGGGATTCCTCCGGCTAGGCCTCATCAGGGCGCCGCCACCGCAAGCAGAATTACGCGAATTGTGGCCGCGGCGGTCCCTCAGCGGCCACTTCGTCGGCCTGAAGAGCCATGCGGCAGACGCGGCGAAGCTGGTTAGTTCATCGAGTGGCAGCAGCAGCACTTCGTCGTCCAGGAGATTTGACGTCGAGAAGAAGGTGACGCGGCTCGTCGGACTCGGGTTCAACTGCAAGACCTCGCTTGACGCGGTGGAGCCGAGCCCATTATCATCTAAAGGGAAGGGCGAGACGcagaagaagaagacgacgacgacggaggaagaggagaaattgAGAAGATCCGAAAGTGTGTCGAGGAGTAGGATTTTCGAGTGGTTGGAGGAACTTCGCATTGCCAAGTTCACGGCCACACGAGACGGCGACGGCGGGCATTGA